The window TCTTTTACCTCTAGCTCTGCCCTCAGTTATCATCAGAGATCTCACacaggagaaaggccttatgagtgcagtgaatgtgggaaatcttttatcTCTAGGTCTGACCTCCGTTATCATCAGAGAGTTCATTCTGGAGAAAGGCCTCAcgagtgcagtgaatgtgggaaatcttttattACTCGTACTGCTCTCCGTTATCATCacagagttcacactggagaaaggccttttGAGTGTAGTGAATGTGGGAAGTCCTTTACCCGAAGAAATAACCTCATTATACACCTAAGAGTTCACtcaggagaaaggccttatgaatgcactgaatgtgggaaatcttttaccTTTAGCTCCAGCCTTCGTTATCATCACAGAGTTCACACAGGAGAAAGAccttatgagtgcagtgaatgtgggaaatcttttaatGATAGGTGGACACTCATTCGACACCGGAGAATTCACACTGGGGAAAAACCTTATGTGTGCACTCAGTGTGGGAAATCTTTTACCTGTAGCTCCACCCTCCAGTATCATCAGCGTGGTCACcttggagaaaggccttatgggtgcactgaatgtgggaaatcttttaccACCAGCTCTGCCCTCCATTATCATCAGAGAGCCCACacaggagaaaggccttatgagtgcagtgaatgtgggaaatcttttatcTCTAAGTCTGACCTCCATTATCATCAGAGAGTTCAttctggagaaaggccttatgagtgtagtgaatgtgggaaatcctttatCCGAAGAAATAACCTCACTTTACACCAGAGAGTTCACACAGGAGAAAGGCCTTTTACGTGCAGTGATTGTGGAAAATCTTTTAACAATAGGTGGACACTCATGCAACACCAGAGagttcacacaggagaaaagccTTATGTGTGtggtgaatgtgggaaatcttttaccTGTAGCTCTACTCTCTGTTATCATCAGAGAGCTCATGCGGGAAAAAGGCCTTAcaaatgcagtgaatgtgggaaatcttttactTCTAGTTCCACCCTTCGTTATCATCAGAGAGTTCACACAGGAGATAGGCCatatgagtgcagtgaatgtgggaaatcttttaccTCTAGCTCAGGCCTCCGTTATCATCacagagttcacactggagaaagaccCTATGAGTGCAGCGAATGTGGGAAAACCTTTAAGGACAGGTCACAATTCAATAAACACCAGAGAgctcacactggagaaaggccttatgagtgtaatgaatgtgggaaatcctttagCCAAAAATCTTCCCTCTCAATACACCAGAAAATTCATAATAAAGAAAGATCTTATGAGTGcggtgaatgtgggaaatcttttaccTCTATCTCAGGTCTTGCTTATCATCAGAGAGTTCACTCGGGAGAAAGAccttatgagtgcagtgaatgtgggaaatcttttactAACAGCTCAATACTGATTCGACACCAGAGAGTTCACacaggagaaaggccttatgtgtgcagtgaatgtgggaaatcttttacaAGTAGCGCCACCCTCTCTTATCATCTGAGAGTTCATGCAGGAAAAAGGCCTTATGAATGCAGTGAGTGTGGGAAATCTTTTACTTCTAGTTCTACCCTCCGTTATCATCAGCGAGTTCACACAGGAGATAGGCCTTATGAGTGCactgaatgtgggaaatcttttatcTCTAGCTCCAAACTCCGCTATCATCAGAGAGTTCACACAGGAGAAAGACCTTACGAGTGTAGTGAATGTGGAAAATCCTTTAGGGATAGTTCTCAATTCAGTCAACACCGGAGAggtcacactggagaaaggccgtatgagtgcagtgaatgtgggaaattttTTATGCGAAAATCTACCCTTTCTCAACATCGGAGAGTTCACACTAGAGAAAGGCCTTAGATGGGCAGAGAACGTGCAGTTTCCTTTTCAGTGGAATGACACCAGTGCAAACTCTGAGGAACCATCTGTTGGAATTGATTCTCATACATCTGAACATGCACACTGGGGAGATTTCCTCTAAGTTTCAGTTGTGTGGGAAGTTTGTGTAAATATATGGCCATTTCTAACCTGTCCAAGGCTCTTTCCAGGTTTGTGTCAAACTCCTGGTTTCTGTGGTTGAAACCATTTCACTTCTACCACCTGGCAGGTCCACACAGTGTGTCTTGTCAGTTACTACCCCAGTGTGCTCAAGGAAGCTGACCTCTGTTCTCCCATGTGTTAGAGGAAGTTAGGAATAGTCTGAGCCCTCAGGGGTCagctttccctctgccttgacTGCCTTCCACATGGACCTGAGTCAGTGTTGGTGCAGAGAATGACTACCTTTTTCAGGGACGTGTGGTCTCCACATTACCCTTGTgatgatttttttccagcttccaaGTCACAAACTCAAGTACTGCCTGCTGCCTGTTGCTTTGTCTTGTACAATATCGAAGGCCTTATAGTTTAAGTCCTCCTTAATCTTACATGTTTTATTTACTCTGTGGGGTAGTTTGTAAACAGATTTTGCCTTTACAAGCATGAAGGGTTGAACAACTTTTTAGGTGTCTCAAACTTAGTGTGCCTGAGGAGAGACAATGTGATGGCAGAAAATAACTTGTCAGTTTTAACCAAATTTCTATTGCTCCCACAGCCTCCCAGAAAAGACTGCAGTGTTTTCTGGTTCTCATATGAGGCCTGAATGCTGTGATTCAGGAGGCTCAGTGATGACCCTGAGGAAA of the Equus quagga isolate Etosha38 chromosome 13, UCLA_HA_Equagga_1.0, whole genome shotgun sequence genome contains:
- the LOC124249659 gene encoding zinc finger protein 418-like isoform X1, with protein sequence MAADARREPAQDSVTFHDVAVYFSRGEWRLLDEAQRRLYLDVMLENFALLSSLGCCCGAEGLEAPFEQSISVEVPLARTPEAAPSSQKTHPCEMCGPVLRDIFHVAEEQGTQHNLKPLNCGACVKQFYIRAKFQHDQAQHMGEKPFRCSVDMASFVKSSRFHVSRNPFPWGEVGKDFLASLGYLKQEVTHTREKPKKLTQCVATLPNRRRRYIWGEHRKDFNPKHTFVQDQGVQMGRQCFECHECGKTFRYKSSFVVHQRVHTGERLHVCGECGKSFRRSSTLSQHQRIHTGVRPCKCSKCGKSLSHQSVLVHPQRCQNGENSYMCSECAKSFTHSSVFIQHRGVRIGERPYKCSDCAKSFTSSSALSYHQRSHTGERPYECSECGKSFISRSDLRYHQRVHSGERPHECSECGKSFITRTALRYHHRVHTGERPFECSECGKSFTRRNNLIIHLRVHSGERPYECTECGKSFTFSSSLRYHHRVHTGERPYECSECGKSFNDRWTLIRHRRIHTGEKPYVCTQCGKSFTCSSTLQYHQRGHLGERPYGCTECGKSFTTSSALHYHQRAHTGERPYECSECGKSFISKSDLHYHQRVHSGERPYECSECGKSFIRRNNLTLHQRVHTGERPFTCSDCGKSFNNRWTLMQHQRVHTGEKPYVCGECGKSFTCSSTLCYHQRAHAGKRPYKCSECGKSFTSSSTLRYHQRVHTGDRPYECSECGKSFTSSSGLRYHHRVHTGERPYECSECGKTFKDRSQFNKHQRAHTGERPYECNECGKSFSQKSSLSIHQKIHNKERSYECGECGKSFTSISGLAYHQRVHSGERPYECSECGKSFTNSSILIRHQRVHTGERPYVCSECGKSFTSSATLSYHLRVHAGKRPYECSECGKSFTSSSTLRYHQRVHTGDRPYECTECGKSFISSSKLRYHQRVHTGERPYECSECGKSFRDSSQFSQHRRGHTGERPYECSECGKFFMRKSTLSQHRRVHTRERP
- the LOC124249659 gene encoding zinc finger protein 345-like isoform X2, translated to MCGPVLRDIFHVAEEQGTQHNLKPLNCGACVKQFYIRAKFQHDQAQHMGEKPFRCSVDMASFVKSSRFHVSRNPFPWGEVGKDFLASLGYLKQEVTHTREKPKKLTQCVATLPNRRRRYIWGEHRKDFNPKHTFVQDQGVQMGRQCFECHECGKTFRYKSSFVVHQRVHTGERLHVCGECGKSFRRSSTLSQHQRIHTGVRPCKCSKCGKSLSHQSVLVHPQRCQNGENSYMCSECAKSFTHSSVFIQHRGVRIGERPYKCSDCAKSFTSSSALSYHQRSHTGERPYECSECGKSFISRSDLRYHQRVHSGERPHECSECGKSFITRTALRYHHRVHTGERPFECSECGKSFTRRNNLIIHLRVHSGERPYECTECGKSFTFSSSLRYHHRVHTGERPYECSECGKSFNDRWTLIRHRRIHTGEKPYVCTQCGKSFTCSSTLQYHQRGHLGERPYGCTECGKSFTTSSALHYHQRAHTGERPYECSECGKSFISKSDLHYHQRVHSGERPYECSECGKSFIRRNNLTLHQRVHTGERPFTCSDCGKSFNNRWTLMQHQRVHTGEKPYVCGECGKSFTCSSTLCYHQRAHAGKRPYKCSECGKSFTSSSTLRYHQRVHTGDRPYECSECGKSFTSSSGLRYHHRVHTGERPYECSECGKTFKDRSQFNKHQRAHTGERPYECNECGKSFSQKSSLSIHQKIHNKERSYECGECGKSFTSISGLAYHQRVHSGERPYECSECGKSFTNSSILIRHQRVHTGERPYVCSECGKSFTSSATLSYHLRVHAGKRPYECSECGKSFTSSSTLRYHQRVHTGDRPYECTECGKSFISSSKLRYHQRVHTGERPYECSECGKSFRDSSQFSQHRRGHTGERPYECSECGKFFMRKSTLSQHRRVHTRERP